In Pseudosulfitobacter pseudonitzschiae, one genomic interval encodes:
- a CDS encoding TRAP transporter small permease encodes MKQANKILAAVASAYAVIGAISVALMMLHITADVIGKFVFNQPLPGTIPIVSQFYMVFATFLPLAMVERANSHISVEIIVQNFPKRMQDFIAMLACALGTIMFGLLTWRALIEAGRKYSVGTFSYEQGHKILTWPTYYIVPLGTGLLTLVMFYKLACYFTGYGDDTPPAKNDVTTQGTV; translated from the coding sequence ATGAAGCAAGCCAATAAGATACTCGCTGCGGTGGCCAGCGCCTATGCGGTGATCGGGGCCATTTCCGTGGCGCTGATGATGCTTCACATCACGGCGGATGTGATCGGGAAGTTCGTCTTCAACCAGCCCCTACCGGGCACAATTCCAATTGTTTCGCAGTTCTACATGGTCTTCGCGACCTTCTTGCCGCTGGCAATGGTGGAACGTGCCAATTCTCATATCTCGGTCGAGATCATCGTCCAGAATTTCCCCAAGAGGATGCAAGACTTCATCGCGATGCTGGCCTGTGCCCTTGGCACGATCATGTTCGGCCTGCTGACCTGGCGCGCGTTGATCGAGGCAGGGCGGAAATATTCCGTAGGCACCTTCAGTTATGAGCAAGGCCATAAAATCCTGACATGGCCGACCTATTACATCGTACCGCTTGGTACAGGGCTACTCACGCTCGTTATGTTTTACAAGCTGGCCTGCTATTTCACCGGCTACGGGGATGATACCCCACCCGCCAAAAATGACGTGACCACCCAGGGGACCGTATGA
- a CDS encoding TRAP transporter large permease, which yields MTDVQIGYAGVAVLLALIAFRVPIGLALISVSFGGIFILVGERPAFGALGVFPYAFSATWHLSSIPMFVLMGFFCFHAGLTKGLFGAARLWLSALPGGLAIAGVLGSAGFAAVTGSSVACAAAMGRIAVPEMLRYRYDPGLAAGSIAAAGTIGALIPPSILFILYGIIVKVQVGQLFLGGLAVGLLTATAYSAVIIVRVVRNPDLAPPIAEEISWKMRLVALADVWPVLVLVLGVFGGLFAGVFTPTEAGGVGAAMSLTIAFFKRSIDLRGIWSSLMETLTISSSIFIIAIGASMLTRFFAYSGAGDEIAAIVQGMGVSPLLLIMVVALLYILLGMFLEPIGAMLLTMPILLPLIETAEINLLWFGILVVKLLEIGMITPPIGLNVFVLKSVMGEQISTSTIFRGVMWFIFADILILGLMVAFPDLVLYLPSLLQ from the coding sequence ATGACTGATGTTCAGATAGGGTATGCTGGCGTTGCCGTGCTTCTGGCCCTGATCGCCTTTCGGGTGCCTATTGGTCTGGCCCTGATTTCCGTCTCCTTCGGTGGGATATTTATACTGGTGGGCGAACGCCCGGCCTTTGGCGCGCTTGGGGTCTTTCCTTACGCCTTTTCGGCAACCTGGCATCTGTCCTCGATCCCGATGTTCGTTCTAATGGGGTTCTTCTGCTTCCATGCCGGGCTGACCAAGGGTCTGTTCGGCGCGGCGCGATTGTGGCTGTCGGCGCTGCCGGGCGGGTTGGCAATTGCCGGGGTTCTGGGGTCTGCAGGCTTTGCAGCTGTGACCGGGTCGTCGGTCGCCTGCGCCGCTGCTATGGGCAGGATCGCGGTGCCCGAGATGCTGCGCTATCGCTATGATCCGGGTCTGGCGGCTGGATCCATCGCCGCGGCAGGGACGATTGGCGCGCTGATCCCGCCCTCTATCCTGTTCATTCTGTACGGCATCATCGTCAAGGTGCAGGTTGGCCAGCTATTTCTTGGCGGTCTGGCCGTTGGCCTGCTGACCGCAACCGCCTATAGCGCCGTGATCATCGTGCGCGTGGTGCGCAATCCGGATCTGGCCCCCCCGATTGCGGAAGAGATCAGCTGGAAGATGCGCCTGGTCGCGCTGGCGGATGTTTGGCCGGTCCTCGTGCTGGTTCTTGGCGTCTTTGGCGGGCTCTTTGCCGGTGTCTTTACCCCGACGGAAGCGGGTGGGGTTGGTGCCGCGATGTCGCTGACGATTGCGTTCTTCAAACGCTCCATCGACTTGCGCGGAATCTGGTCTTCCCTAATGGAGACACTTACGATCTCTTCCTCCATCTTCATCATCGCCATCGGGGCAAGCATGCTAACCCGGTTCTTTGCCTATTCCGGGGCTGGTGATGAGATCGCGGCGATCGTTCAGGGAATGGGCGTCAGTCCGTTGCTGCTGATCATGGTGGTGGCGTTGCTCTATATTCTGCTGGGTATGTTTCTGGAGCCGATCGGGGCGATGCTGCTGACAATGCCGATCCTGCTACCGCTGATCGAAACCGCCGAAATTAACCTGCTGTGGTTCGGTATTCTGGTCGTCAAGCTACTGGAGATTGGGATGATCACTCCGCCAATCGGACTGAACGTCTTTGTGCTGAAAAGTGTGATGGGCGAGCAGATATCCACTAGCACGATTTTCCGCGGTGTGATGTGGTTCATTTTTGCGGACATCTTGATCCTTGGCCTTATGGTCGCCTTTCCGGATCTGGTTCTATATCTGCCAAGCCTCTTGCAATGA
- a CDS encoding 3-oxoacid CoA-transferase subunit B codes for MIHLSDNALAARVARDIPDGSYVNLGIGKPTHVSAHMPEGREVIYHSENGILGVGPTPPDGQEDPEMIDASKRFITAAPGASFFEHSDSFMMMRGGHLDIAVLGAYQVAENGDLANWATLDQKFPPAVGGAMDLVVGVPTIFVMMRHTNRDGSPKLMRKCTYPLTGLGVVNRVYTDLAVLDVTKDGFRLVELTEGNTVADVQSATEATIHT; via the coding sequence ATGATCCATCTCAGTGATAATGCCTTGGCCGCGCGTGTGGCACGCGACATTCCCGACGGCTCGTATGTGAACCTAGGGATCGGAAAGCCGACCCATGTGTCCGCCCATATGCCTGAAGGCCGCGAGGTCATCTATCATTCCGAAAACGGGATACTGGGCGTAGGCCCCACGCCGCCCGACGGTCAGGAGGATCCCGAGATGATCGACGCGAGTAAGCGGTTCATCACGGCCGCACCTGGAGCGTCATTCTTCGAGCACTCGGATAGTTTTATGATGATGCGGGGCGGGCATCTCGATATTGCTGTTCTGGGCGCGTATCAGGTGGCCGAGAACGGGGATCTGGCAAACTGGGCGACGCTTGACCAGAAATTTCCGCCAGCCGTTGGCGGTGCGATGGACCTTGTGGTCGGGGTGCCCACGATTTTTGTGATGATGCGACACACCAACCGCGATGGCAGCCCCAAACTGATGCGCAAATGCACATATCCGCTGACCGGATTGGGTGTGGTCAATCGGGTCTACACCGATCTTGCGGTGCTTGATGTGACCAAAGACGGGTTCCGCCTGGTTGAGCTGACAGAGGGAAACACGGTTGCGGATGTCCAATCCGCCACCGAAGCGACCATTCACACATAG
- a CDS encoding 3-oxoacid CoA-transferase subunit A: protein MDKRCKDLVEAVDPIKDGARIMIGGFGSSGIPFGLIDALLGNGARGLTIIANNAGAGETGIAKLLKEKRVAKVICSYPRTPGSIWFEKRYEADEIELEIVPQGTLAERIRAAGAGIGGFLTPTGYGTLLAEGKETRVIDGRGFVMEQPLPADFALLRAEQGDPWGNLRYHGTARNFNPIMATGARHSIAEVRHLSPAPLEPEHVITPGVFIKSVVEYKVRP, encoded by the coding sequence ATGGATAAGCGGTGCAAGGATCTGGTCGAGGCTGTTGACCCAATAAAAGACGGCGCGCGGATTATGATTGGCGGTTTCGGATCGTCAGGTATTCCTTTTGGTCTGATTGATGCGCTTTTGGGAAATGGCGCGCGGGGGCTTACCATTATCGCTAATAATGCGGGGGCGGGCGAAACGGGTATCGCCAAGCTGCTCAAGGAAAAACGGGTGGCGAAGGTCATTTGCTCTTACCCGCGTACACCTGGTTCCATCTGGTTCGAAAAGCGGTACGAGGCCGACGAAATCGAACTGGAGATCGTTCCGCAAGGTACGCTTGCAGAGCGTATCCGCGCAGCGGGGGCGGGCATTGGCGGTTTTCTGACGCCCACAGGGTATGGCACGCTGTTGGCCGAGGGCAAAGAAACGCGCGTCATCGACGGACGCGGCTTTGTCATGGAGCAACCCCTGCCTGCGGACTTTGCGCTGCTGCGCGCCGAGCAGGGTGATCCTTGGGGCAACCTGAGGTATCACGGCACCGCACGGAATTTCAATCCGATCATGGCAACCGGGGCGCGCCATTCCATCGCCGAGGTCCGCCATCTTTCACCTGCCCCCCTTGAGCCTGAGCACGTTATAACGCCAGGCGTTTTCATAAAAAGTGTCGTCGAATATAAGGTGCGCCCATGA
- a CDS encoding TRAP transporter permease has protein sequence MLLGASGVLLAVNQQFLLNVFGFQPLGNAYLYYLIGIFLAVAFLSVPMKAGPSMGPIWLNSGLAVLALVSAGWLGNHGLDIIQRGWEYEAPLTADIMAAILLVLVLEGIRRAGGSVLLITALLFGTFPLYAGHMPGFLWGTQFSLLETVRAHVLGVESVVGIPMQVVAELVIGFVIFGSVLVVTKGSEFFMDLAAALLGHRRGGPAKVAVLGSGILGSLSGSVISNILTSAPFSIPTMRRVGYPASYAAAIEACASTGATLMPPVMGTVAFVMASFLGVQYSTIVIAAIIPALMFYVALLLQVDMFAARNGLQGLPRSEIPKVWPVLIRGWPYLLSLAVLIYVLMVLRLESRSPYYASVVMLVATSFRKDSRLTLVRAQLLLMDISVNVAKLVAVLAGIGLVVGGLSYTGVAGAFSRELLLYADGNVPLMLLAGAVTSFVLGMGMTVTACYIFLSILLAPALIQAGLNPLASHLFILYWGMLSYITPPVALAAITAAHVAGSKPMETGFRAMRLGLPLFILPFIFVYDPALIMVGSVINIVERIALTLIAIWAITSAFESWIYGVGQIGLTSRGLFLAGGLLIIVPVFITGLVGAALLIAVIAVNLILQRRKNAANL, from the coding sequence ATGTTGTTGGGCGCGTCCGGCGTTCTACTGGCAGTAAATCAACAGTTTTTGCTGAATGTTTTCGGGTTCCAGCCGCTTGGGAACGCATACCTGTATTACCTGATCGGGATTTTTCTGGCGGTTGCTTTTCTGTCGGTCCCTATGAAGGCTGGCCCATCAATGGGTCCGATCTGGCTGAACTCCGGGCTGGCTGTGCTTGCGCTTGTCAGCGCGGGGTGGCTTGGCAATCACGGTTTGGACATCATCCAGCGAGGGTGGGAATATGAAGCCCCCCTGACCGCAGATATCATGGCCGCTATTCTGCTGGTGCTGGTTCTGGAGGGTATACGGCGTGCTGGCGGTTCTGTGTTGCTTATAACCGCGCTGTTGTTTGGGACATTCCCGCTTTATGCCGGACACATGCCGGGCTTCCTTTGGGGCACACAGTTCTCGCTATTGGAAACTGTACGGGCCCATGTTCTCGGGGTCGAGAGCGTCGTTGGAATTCCGATGCAGGTTGTGGCCGAGCTAGTGATCGGGTTTGTCATTTTCGGCTCTGTTCTTGTTGTGACCAAGGGCAGCGAATTTTTCATGGATCTGGCGGCTGCGTTGCTGGGCCATCGCAGGGGGGGACCTGCCAAGGTTGCCGTTCTGGGATCGGGTATTTTAGGGTCCCTGTCGGGGAGCGTGATCTCCAATATCCTCACATCCGCCCCGTTTTCAATTCCAACCATGCGCCGTGTCGGATATCCGGCAAGCTATGCCGCCGCGATCGAGGCCTGTGCCTCGACGGGAGCTACGTTGATGCCGCCAGTGATGGGGACTGTTGCTTTCGTTATGGCCTCATTTCTGGGCGTGCAATACTCTACAATCGTGATTGCGGCGATCATTCCGGCCCTGATGTTCTATGTGGCGTTGCTGTTGCAGGTTGACATGTTCGCGGCACGCAATGGGCTGCAAGGTCTGCCCCGTTCCGAGATACCGAAAGTCTGGCCCGTGCTGATAAGAGGTTGGCCCTATCTACTGAGCCTTGCTGTTCTCATCTATGTGCTGATGGTGCTTCGGCTTGAGTCGCGGTCGCCTTACTATGCTTCGGTCGTGATGCTGGTCGCGACATCGTTCCGCAAGGACAGCCGCCTCACGCTGGTGCGCGCTCAACTTCTGCTGATGGATATTTCTGTCAATGTAGCCAAACTGGTCGCAGTTCTGGCCGGTATTGGGCTGGTTGTTGGCGGGCTTTCTTACACAGGTGTGGCGGGCGCATTCTCGCGAGAGTTACTTCTCTATGCGGATGGGAATGTGCCGTTGATGTTGCTTGCCGGCGCAGTTACCAGTTTCGTGCTGGGGATGGGGATGACGGTGACGGCGTGCTACATCTTCCTGTCAATTTTGTTGGCACCGGCATTGATACAAGCAGGGCTTAATCCTTTGGCCAGCCACTTGTTCATTCTCTACTGGGGTATGCTGTCCTACATCACGCCGCCCGTCGCGCTGGCGGCCATCACCGCGGCGCACGTGGCTGGCTCCAAGCCGATGGAGACAGGGTTTCGGGCGATGCGTCTGGGGCTGCCTCTGTTCATTCTGCCCTTTATCTTTGTTTATGACCCCGCCCTGATCATGGTGGGCAGCGTCATTAACATCGTAGAGCGGATCGCGCTGACATTGATTGCCATCTGGGCGATTACGTCGGCCTTCGAGAGCTGGATTTACGGGGTCGGCCAGATTGGCCTGACCAGCCGCGGCCTGTTTTTGGCGGGTGGCCTGTTAATCATCGTGCCCGTGTTCATAACCGGCCTTGTGGGTGCGGCTCTTTTGATTGCGGTGATCGCAGTGAATTTGATCCTGCAACGCCGCAAGAACGCAGCAAACCTTTAA
- a CDS encoding TAXI family TRAP transporter solute-binding subunit encodes MKYFNLRSALSVLATCVALPAISQELPETMVWTSYDVGSAGYAEASAIADAFGKSFGTRVRIQPSGSGIGRLQPLLQGRADYAFLATEAFFLGEGAYDFATADWGPRQLRAVAGRPAGITLVAAGDAGIKTVADARGKRIAFVAGNPSVNVKCEAILAFGGLTLDDVEVVMFPTYGSAMSSMTRNESDATCTTPTTSHLYELAESPRGIFYAPLEPDNKEGWDKLLEVLPIMSPSNEDVAAGLPEGETAKMAAYRYPVITTTNEKSADEVYAFIKALDETYDLYKNGTATMTRWSLDRSGRPAIDVPFHEGAVRYLREIGIWTDEDEAWNVKRTARMDALVSAWAEFLDANAGLAEEDFSKAWMARRAEVVAALN; translated from the coding sequence ATGAAATATTTTAACTTGCGGTCTGCACTGAGCGTGTTGGCAACCTGCGTTGCATTGCCGGCAATCAGTCAGGAACTGCCAGAAACGATGGTTTGGACTTCGTATGATGTCGGCTCGGCTGGCTATGCGGAAGCGTCGGCCATCGCGGACGCCTTTGGGAAGTCGTTTGGCACGCGCGTTCGGATTCAGCCTTCGGGCAGCGGCATTGGTCGTTTGCAACCGTTGCTGCAAGGGCGTGCAGATTATGCGTTTCTGGCGACCGAAGCCTTCTTTCTTGGCGAAGGCGCGTATGATTTCGCCACAGCAGATTGGGGCCCGCGCCAGTTGCGCGCTGTTGCCGGGCGTCCTGCGGGCATCACGCTGGTCGCTGCGGGTGACGCAGGGATCAAAACCGTTGCGGATGCGAGGGGAAAGCGGATCGCTTTTGTGGCGGGCAACCCGTCGGTGAATGTAAAATGCGAAGCGATCCTCGCGTTTGGTGGTCTGACTCTTGATGATGTTGAGGTCGTCATGTTCCCGACCTATGGCTCGGCGATGTCTTCGATGACGCGCAACGAGTCTGACGCGACCTGCACAACACCAACAACAAGCCACCTCTATGAGCTGGCCGAAAGCCCGCGCGGCATTTTTTATGCGCCGCTTGAGCCAGACAACAAAGAGGGCTGGGACAAGCTGCTCGAGGTGTTGCCTATCATGAGCCCCTCGAATGAAGATGTGGCCGCAGGCTTGCCCGAAGGTGAAACCGCAAAGATGGCCGCCTATCGCTATCCCGTGATCACGACGACGAACGAAAAATCCGCCGACGAGGTCTATGCTTTCATCAAGGCTTTGGATGAAACCTATGACCTCTATAAAAATGGCACGGCGACAATGACCCGCTGGTCGTTGGACCGGTCGGGCCGTCCGGCGATTGATGTGCCGTTCCATGAGGGTGCCGTGCGTTATCTGCGCGAGATCGGCATCTGGACTGATGAGGATGAAGCGTGGAACGTGAAACGCACCGCGCGCATGGATGCGCTGGTAAGCGCGTGGGCCGAGTTTCTCGACGCAAACGCCGGACTGGCCGAGGAAGACTTTTCCAAAGCGTGGATGGCGCGTCGCGCTGAGGTCGTCGCCGCACTTAATTGA
- a CDS encoding LysR family transcriptional regulator, with translation MEFRLLRNFSVIVELSSITAAAERLGIAQPALSRQVKILEQNFGVPLLHRHGRGVTPTEEGSRLVSRAKLILEDMKNLQTEVKGDPKSLYGTLTLGLPPTVADVLATHLIIRTMEKFPDVNLRIVSGFSGHVQDWLTRDKIDLGVAYEGQKSKFIKSRPILLENLFLIQPAQPNCDDTPITAQDALRQPLILPNSEHGLRSRVEHIAQTAKIDLNVVLEVDILPTMLSCVERGLGSTILPLVSVIHHIRSGQLVARPIVQRPIDRTLVLMTPLNRPISRLPEKFSEFMISEVHHLVSSGEWSGTTL, from the coding sequence ATGGAATTCCGCCTTCTCCGTAATTTTAGCGTGATCGTCGAACTGAGCAGTATAACAGCCGCGGCGGAGCGCCTTGGCATTGCCCAACCCGCACTAAGCCGTCAGGTTAAAATCCTGGAACAAAATTTTGGTGTTCCGCTGCTGCATCGACATGGGCGGGGTGTCACGCCGACAGAGGAGGGCTCACGGCTTGTTTCCCGCGCAAAGCTGATCCTGGAGGATATGAAAAACCTTCAGACCGAGGTGAAGGGCGACCCCAAATCGCTGTATGGCACGCTCACGCTCGGACTGCCGCCTACTGTTGCCGACGTTTTGGCCACCCATCTCATTATACGCACCATGGAGAAATTTCCGGACGTCAACCTGCGGATCGTCTCCGGCTTCAGCGGCCATGTGCAGGATTGGCTGACCCGTGACAAAATTGATCTGGGCGTTGCGTATGAAGGGCAGAAATCAAAATTCATTAAGTCGCGGCCAATTCTTCTTGAAAATCTCTTCCTGATCCAGCCCGCCCAGCCCAACTGTGACGACACGCCGATCACCGCCCAAGACGCCCTGCGTCAGCCGCTGATCTTGCCAAATTCGGAACATGGCCTGCGCAGCAGGGTTGAACACATCGCCCAAACTGCCAAGATCGACCTGAACGTCGTTCTTGAAGTCGACATTCTGCCGACAATGCTGTCATGCGTCGAGCGCGGATTGGGGAGTACCATCCTGCCTTTGGTCAGCGTCATTCACCATATCCGTTCGGGACAATTAGTCGCCCGCCCGATTGTGCAGCGCCCCATCGACCGAACGCTGGTTCTGATGACCCCCCTCAATCGTCCGATCTCCCGGTTGCCAGAAAAATTTTCAGAGTTTATGATTTCAGAAGTCCATCATCTCGTGAGCTCGGGCGAGTGGTCCGGCACGACGCTATAG
- a CDS encoding enoyl-CoA hydratase/isomerase family protein, giving the protein MPIDLETRDGGLLVISLNEPVRRNPVGHPVRQELVQILSQAERDVDVRAVVLTGKGGHFSSGGDIRDQGMCSIAQQRERFATVKDTIGRMVRFPKPLVVAVEGWAAGAGFGLAMACPMVVASRGAMFVAGFTRVGVIPDMGLLATLPARVGPAKARRIIMSNRKITADEALASGLVDALADEGQAVEMACALALEEAEVAPLPRQYIADWFARDVDAALEYERQLQPILLNSADAAEGRSAFFEKRTPHFKGC; this is encoded by the coding sequence ATGCCTATTGATCTCGAAACACGCGATGGCGGTCTGCTGGTGATCAGCCTGAACGAGCCGGTTCGCCGTAACCCGGTGGGTCATCCGGTGCGTCAGGAACTGGTTCAGATCCTGTCACAAGCCGAGAGAGATGTTGACGTGCGCGCCGTGGTTTTGACGGGCAAGGGCGGCCATTTTTCGTCCGGGGGTGATATCCGCGACCAGGGTATGTGTAGCATTGCCCAGCAGCGGGAACGCTTTGCCACGGTGAAGGACACGATCGGACGAATGGTTCGGTTTCCCAAACCTCTGGTGGTGGCGGTCGAAGGTTGGGCGGCGGGGGCCGGATTTGGGCTGGCGATGGCTTGCCCGATGGTTGTTGCCTCGCGGGGCGCGATGTTTGTGGCGGGTTTCACCAGGGTCGGTGTGATCCCCGACATGGGTTTACTTGCCACGTTACCCGCACGGGTTGGACCGGCAAAAGCCCGCAGGATCATCATGAGCAATCGCAAGATCACGGCTGATGAAGCGCTTGCCAGCGGTCTTGTTGACGCGCTTGCTGACGAAGGGCAGGCGGTGGAAATGGCCTGTGCACTGGCGTTGGAAGAAGCAGAAGTAGCCCCTTTGCCACGACAGTACATCGCCGACTGGTTCGCCCGCGACGTGGATGCCGCGCTTGAATATGAACGCCAGCTTCAGCCGATATTGCTTAACAGTGCTGATGCTGCCGAAGGAAGATCCGCGTTTTTCGAGAAACGCACGCCCCATTTCAAAGGGTGCTGA
- a CDS encoding MaoC/PaaZ C-terminal domain-containing protein, with protein sequence MAIDRNHLMNFNIPEVRQSYGPRDVAQYALSIGMGQDPMDMPQLSYVGGLQDDIRVMPAIANVLGHPGFWLSDPATGVDALRLVHGEQGMTVHAPIPVAATIRAKTRVTGLIDKGEGRGALLYSEKEIFDDATGAHLATCRGTTFLRGDGGFGGPSDTAKPVHQLPETAPDHVFETSTRPEQALIYRWNGDTNPLHLDPRVAEGAGFERPILHGLCTFGCAAHALLATLCDYDAARFGAMDARFTAHVFPGETLRTEVWKDGSFRTCAVERDKVVIGNGKFQYSEA encoded by the coding sequence ATGGCAATTGACCGCAATCATCTTATGAATTTCAACATTCCCGAAGTCCGCCAAAGCTATGGGCCGCGGGATGTTGCGCAATATGCGCTGTCTATCGGCATGGGGCAGGACCCGATGGATATGCCCCAACTGTCGTATGTTGGGGGGCTGCAAGATGATATCCGTGTGATGCCCGCAATTGCGAATGTTCTTGGTCACCCCGGATTTTGGCTGTCCGATCCGGCAACGGGCGTTGATGCCCTGCGTCTGGTCCATGGCGAACAGGGAATGACGGTTCATGCGCCCATTCCGGTTGCGGCGACGATCCGTGCCAAAACGCGCGTAACCGGGCTGATTGACAAGGGCGAAGGGCGGGGCGCGTTGCTTTACTCGGAGAAAGAAATCTTTGACGACGCGACGGGCGCGCATCTTGCGACCTGCCGCGGAACGACGTTCTTGCGCGGGGACGGCGGGTTCGGGGGACCATCGGACACGGCCAAGCCGGTTCACCAGCTTCCCGAAACCGCGCCGGACCATGTCTTTGAAACCAGCACCCGCCCCGAGCAGGCGCTGATCTATCGCTGGAACGGCGACACCAATCCGCTGCACCTTGATCCGCGCGTGGCAGAAGGGGCCGGCTTTGAGCGACCGATCCTGCACGGTCTTTGCACCTTCGGTTGCGCCGCACATGCGTTGCTTGCGACGCTGTGTGATTACGACGCTGCGCGCTTTGGTGCGATGGATGCACGGTTTACCGCCCATGTATTTCCCGGCGAGACGCTGCGCACGGAGGTCTGGAAGGACGGGTCGTTCCGGACTTGCGCGGTGGAGCGGGACAAGGTTGTGATTGGGAACGGCAAGTTCCAATACAGTGAGGCCTGA